A genomic window from Planococcus rifietoensis includes:
- a CDS encoding DegV family protein: MSKIHIVTDSTADLKAEEIEAYGLHVVPLSIQIGGKTYLDRVDLEPEAFLELMKNSEEFPKSSQPAPGVFKELYDELGKDGSQIISIHMTGGMSGTVESARTAAELTDSDVTVIDSRYISHALTFQVFEAADMAKQGKTVQEIVERVEQVRRNTKLYVVVDTLDNLVKGGRIGKGRAMIGSFLKIKPIASLDDGEYTPVAKMRSHKQVVDYLVKDFAERTKGKVVKGVGIAQANGQSMAEPLREKIKETGFTAVRYDFTTPVISTHTGIGAIGFMYYTE, encoded by the coding sequence TCGAAAATTCACATTGTAACGGATTCGACTGCTGATTTGAAAGCAGAAGAAATAGAAGCTTACGGGCTTCACGTCGTGCCGTTGTCGATCCAGATCGGGGGCAAGACCTATCTCGACCGTGTCGATTTGGAACCGGAAGCTTTTCTTGAACTGATGAAGAATTCAGAGGAATTCCCGAAGAGCTCCCAGCCGGCGCCAGGCGTCTTTAAAGAGCTGTATGACGAACTCGGAAAGGATGGAAGCCAAATCATTTCCATCCATATGACCGGCGGCATGAGCGGCACCGTGGAATCTGCGCGCACCGCTGCGGAATTGACCGATTCTGATGTTACCGTCATCGACTCCCGTTATATTTCCCATGCCTTGACGTTCCAGGTATTCGAAGCTGCAGACATGGCGAAGCAAGGCAAAACGGTCCAGGAAATCGTCGAACGCGTGGAGCAAGTGCGGCGCAATACGAAACTGTATGTCGTAGTCGATACGCTCGATAATTTAGTCAAAGGAGGACGCATCGGCAAAGGCCGTGCGATGATCGGATCGTTCTTAAAGATCAAGCCGATTGCTTCGCTTGACGACGGCGAATACACCCCTGTCGCCAAAATGCGCAGCCATAAGCAAGTGGTCGATTATTTGGTGAAAGATTTTGCTGAACGCACAAAAGGCAAAGTGGTCAAAGGTGTCGGCATCGCCCAGGCAAACGGTCAGTCGATGGCCGAGCCGCTGCGCGAAAAAATCAAGGAAACCGGCTTTACCGCCGTACGCTATGATTTCACGACTCCGGTCATTTCCACGCATACGGGAATTGGCGCCATCGGGTTCATGTATTACACGGAGTAA
- a CDS encoding GDSL-type esterase/lipase family protein — protein MKRILYIVIALSIVLAGCASTFNFGKEEAAPRLPVEFTPYTVPPNFIPQTVIITALGDSLSQGVGDTENRGGYAGRLALEMAEWPGVEGIALENTAKRGRRSDQLLALFQQGKLSGPLLASDYIFMTIGGNDVMRIVKRDLFSLNIDAFTEELILYQNRFETIYASIRSLNPSAPLIVVGLYNPFSLVTDEVEEFDQIIASYNGVMQETVEDDPHACFVPVSDLFVGNENLVYHTDFFHPNSKGYDLMAERVSERMGQCGISFQG, from the coding sequence GTGAAACGCATCCTGTATATTGTCATCGCTTTATCGATTGTGCTTGCGGGATGTGCTTCAACGTTCAATTTCGGTAAAGAAGAAGCGGCGCCGCGCTTGCCGGTGGAATTCACCCCTTACACGGTCCCGCCAAACTTCATCCCGCAAACTGTCATCATCACGGCCCTTGGCGATTCTTTGTCACAAGGCGTGGGCGATACGGAGAACCGTGGGGGCTATGCCGGCCGTCTGGCGCTCGAAATGGCGGAATGGCCGGGGGTGGAAGGCATCGCCCTTGAAAACACGGCGAAGCGCGGCAGAAGAAGCGACCAATTATTGGCGCTGTTCCAGCAAGGCAAGCTGTCCGGTCCGCTGCTCGCTTCGGATTATATTTTCATGACGATTGGCGGCAACGACGTCATGCGCATCGTCAAACGGGATTTGTTTTCGCTGAATATCGATGCGTTCACCGAAGAGTTAATTCTTTACCAGAACCGCTTCGAGACCATCTATGCATCCATCCGCTCGTTGAATCCATCCGCGCCGCTCATCGTCGTCGGCCTGTACAATCCGTTTTCACTGGTGACGGATGAAGTGGAGGAATTCGATCAAATTATCGCCTCCTATAATGGAGTCATGCAAGAGACAGTGGAAGACGATCCGCATGCCTGTTTCGTGCCCGTCAGCGATTTATTCGTCGGCAACGAAAATTTGGTATATCATACCGATTTCTTCCACCCGAACAGCAAAGGCTATGACCTGATGGCTGAGCGGGTATCTGAAAGAATGGGGCAATGCGGAATCAGCTTCCAAGGATAG
- the msrA gene encoding peptide-methionine (S)-S-oxide reductase MsrA codes for MKTEKATFAGGCFWCMVQPFDSLEGIEAVVSGYTGGDLPNPTYEQVCTNMTGHREAVEITFQPELYPYEQLLEVYWSQIDPTDAGGQFFDRGDSYKTAIYYHTEEQRIAAEASKQQLEQSGKFTKPIATDILPAKEFYPAETYHQDYYEKNPTHYNRYATGSGRKAFIQNHWGESK; via the coding sequence ATGAAGACAGAAAAAGCGACATTTGCCGGCGGCTGTTTTTGGTGCATGGTACAGCCTTTTGATTCGCTCGAAGGCATCGAAGCGGTGGTCAGTGGCTATACAGGCGGCGATTTGCCGAATCCGACCTATGAGCAAGTCTGCACGAACATGACCGGCCATCGGGAAGCTGTTGAAATCACATTCCAGCCGGAGCTTTACCCTTATGAGCAACTGCTAGAAGTGTATTGGTCCCAGATCGACCCGACCGATGCGGGCGGCCAGTTTTTCGACCGCGGCGATTCTTATAAAACCGCTATTTATTACCATACGGAAGAGCAGCGGATTGCAGCTGAAGCCTCCAAACAGCAATTAGAGCAGTCGGGCAAGTTCACTAAACCGATCGCAACGGATATTTTACCGGCGAAGGAATTTTATCCAGCCGAAACGTATCACCAGGATTATTACGAGAAAAACCCAACGCATTATAACCGCTATGCGACAGGATCCGGTCGCAAGGCATTTATCCAAAACCATTGGGGGGAATCGAAATGA
- the msrB gene encoding peptide-methionine (R)-S-oxide reductase MsrB yields MKDDLKAKLTPMQYHVTQENGTEPPFQGEFDQHFEEGIYVDIVSGKPLFSSKDKFDAHCGWPSFAKPIEGEEVKESFDTSHGMRRTEVRSASADSHLGHLFPDGPSELGGLRYCINSAALRFVPKDQLEQQGYSEYLRLFE; encoded by the coding sequence ATGAAAGACGATTTGAAAGCGAAATTGACGCCGATGCAATATCATGTCACGCAAGAAAACGGCACTGAACCGCCGTTCCAGGGCGAATTCGACCAGCATTTTGAAGAAGGCATCTATGTCGACATTGTCTCAGGCAAACCCTTGTTCAGCTCGAAAGACAAATTCGATGCACATTGCGGCTGGCCGAGTTTTGCCAAGCCGATCGAAGGTGAAGAAGTCAAAGAAAGCTTCGATACAAGCCATGGCATGAGACGGACTGAAGTGCGTTCTGCTTCAGCCGATTCACATCTCGGCCATTTATTCCCGGACGGGCCATCTGAACTCGGCGGCTTGCGCTATTGCATCAACTCCGCAGCATTGCGTTTTGTTCCGAAAGACCAATTGGAACAACAAGGTTATAGCGAGTATTTGCGGCTATTTGAATAA
- a CDS encoding YozE family protein gives MERSFYQFALKYRGKLIQDEYSQFAEAMFLDHSFPKMSTDFQEISQYVEEKAHPVLQASTFDRMWEEYEAG, from the coding sequence ATGGAGCGCTCGTTTTATCAATTTGCATTGAAATACCGCGGCAAGCTTATACAGGATGAATATTCCCAATTTGCCGAGGCAATGTTTTTGGACCACAGCTTTCCGAAAATGAGTACGGATTTTCAGGAAATCTCACAATATGTCGAAGAGAAAGCGCATCCAGTTCTCCAAGCTTCCACATTCGACCGGATGTGGGAAGAATACGAGGCAGGTTGA
- the deoD gene encoding purine-nucleoside phosphorylase — protein sequence MSVHINAKKGDIADTILLPGDPLRAKYIAETFLEDVTLYNEVRNMFGYTGTYKGKRISVQGTGMGVPSISIYVTELMQEYDVQKLIRVGTCGSIHKDVKVRDVILAQAASTDSKMNDIIFNGISYAPIANFDLLQKAYAAGQEKGLNLRVGNVFTEDVFYNEHAEHEKWAQYGILGLEMESSALYTLAAKFGRKALSILTVSDHLLTGEVTSAEERQTTFNDMIVVALDAAIQD from the coding sequence ATGAGTGTCCACATTAATGCTAAAAAAGGCGATATCGCCGATACTATTCTGCTTCCTGGAGACCCGCTTCGCGCGAAGTACATCGCGGAAACATTCCTAGAAGACGTAACATTGTATAACGAAGTCCGCAATATGTTCGGCTATACGGGTACATACAAAGGCAAACGCATTTCCGTTCAAGGAACGGGCATGGGTGTCCCGTCGATCTCGATCTATGTGACGGAATTGATGCAAGAATATGACGTGCAGAAATTGATCCGCGTCGGTACTTGCGGCTCGATCCATAAAGACGTTAAAGTGCGCGATGTCATCCTTGCACAAGCAGCTTCAACAGATTCGAAAATGAACGACATCATCTTCAACGGCATCTCGTATGCGCCGATTGCCAACTTCGATCTTCTGCAAAAGGCCTATGCAGCCGGGCAGGAAAAAGGCTTGAACTTGCGCGTCGGGAACGTTTTCACTGAAGACGTCTTCTACAACGAGCACGCAGAGCACGAAAAATGGGCACAATACGGAATTCTTGGCTTGGAAATGGAATCTTCCGCATTGTACACGCTAGCAGCGAAATTCGGCCGCAAAGCACTATCGATCTTGACAGTCAGCGACCATCTGTTGACTGGTGAAGTAACTTCTGCAGAAGAGCGCCAAACAACTTTCAATGATATGATTGTTGTGGCATTGGACGCAGCGATCCAAGACTAA
- a CDS encoding YpmS family protein: protein MKKWRFAFFVLLVLNLIAVIGFFLFITTPSDNFKTYQAESSPPPEGNTVVVNTTKADFEGIANTYIADAMEGQPMPLRLSVTDNVSLSTELTVFGVTLPILLTFDPVVLPDGNLLLEQRSVEVGRLDIPPESALKLLRDSVDLPEFMEVLPKEEEVVLNLTEIPINGGVSVRATSFDLEEDDIRLLVTIQP from the coding sequence ATGAAAAAATGGCGTTTTGCCTTTTTCGTGCTATTGGTGTTGAACCTTATTGCCGTCATTGGATTTTTCCTGTTCATTACAACACCATCCGATAATTTTAAGACTTACCAAGCGGAAAGCAGCCCGCCGCCTGAAGGCAATACAGTCGTCGTCAATACGACCAAAGCCGATTTTGAAGGCATTGCGAATACGTATATCGCTGATGCGATGGAAGGCCAGCCGATGCCCTTGCGCCTGTCGGTGACCGATAATGTCAGCTTGTCGACCGAGTTGACGGTCTTCGGGGTGACCTTGCCGATCCTCTTGACATTCGACCCGGTCGTGCTGCCGGATGGCAATTTGCTGTTGGAACAGCGTTCGGTCGAAGTCGGACGGCTCGACATACCCCCGGAATCAGCGTTAAAATTGCTTCGAGACTCCGTGGATCTTCCAGAATTTATGGAAGTACTGCCGAAAGAAGAGGAAGTCGTGTTGAATCTCACCGAAATTCCCATCAACGGCGGCGTTTCAGTACGCGCAACATCGTTCGACCTTGAAGAAGACGACATCCGTCTTTTAGTAACGATTCAGCCATAA